A segment of the Zingiber officinale cultivar Zhangliang chromosome 8B, Zo_v1.1, whole genome shotgun sequence genome:
ACCTGAGGATATAAGAGAAGTTGATTGATGCTTTGTTGCACTTATATATGTTTTAGAATGTGAGTAAATATTGTAGAGTACTTGTGGTTGTGGGCCTCGTGGCATTCAATGCCATTGATTTATCAGTGGGGAACTATTGTTTTGCTGTAGGTAAAGAAGCAATTGATGTGTGGTTGTGCTCTGCAAGGATTTGTCTATGATTAAACTGCTACTTTAGCCAAACTAATGTAGCCGCACTATCACAATGGTCTATGCTAATGGTTTAGTATTGTTTCAGTGACTGTTTTAATCTGGATTCTTTAATATTTATAACTTGAAACTTACTCATAGCATGGCATAAAAAAGTTAGATTTTTTCTACAAGATTTGGTTCTTTGATAGATAATTGTATTGTGTTGTAAAAATACTAGGATGATTCACTCCATTTGCAGATTCCGCTAAAGATTGTAGTGATGATAATATTGGCATCTCAAAAAAATTGCTCCTTGGTGGGATTTGTGATGTAGAACCACCAAGTTGTGAAACTCCTCGACGAAAAGACTTGCATGGTGTCACCATCTGTAGACCTCATAATTACCTTTTTGGGGGAAATTTCATATCAGTAAATGCTTTAGGTGGTGTTTCTGTACCCTATGTGCCTTCCCTTCCGCTTGTTCACTCTGTAATTTCAGATATTCTTCAAAGCGGAAGCAAGAAAGACTTAGTTTCAGATAATATTGATGATGCATCTGAGATTATCACAAAAAAGAATGAAGCTACAGCAACAATGCTACATGAttctttatgtttaaaaaatgcTTTAGAACTAGCAGATGCCACTAAGTGCTCATCTGATCGAATTAATCCAGGACCTTGTTCACCTAATGACGGTTTACAAGAAGAATATGAGCAAATGGAATTAGTATTTCAGACACCAGTTCATGCACAATGTGCTAAACTTACAGAAGGAGGTGTTGCTGAGACACCCGGTGACAGTGTCAAAGAATGTATCTCTTTAATGGTGGGCGAGTCTAGCAAAAACCCAAGTCCTATGGAGCTTAGCCCTAGACTTACTCATTTTATTGAGGAAGGCATTGTTCCCGAGTCACCTATTGCTAAATGTAAAGCGGATAATTCTTTTCATGCTAGCAAGATACCAGAAGATGAGCTAGTTGACATGCTTCAGAAGAAAGTCTGGGATCACATGGAATCATTTTCAACAATGTCTCACAATGTATTTCAACGAGACCCACATGAATTCACTTCTAATTCTACTAATGTCGCCAATCCTATAGGTAAAACAGAATCACACAATATCAAAGAAACTGATATTAACAGCAAAAGGAAAGCATCAGCTTCCCCTTTGACAGCAGAGCAAAGTCCTATGGCTAATCAATTAACTAACAGCTCTACAGATGATCGGCAAATGAGCTCTGGGGCAAACTCAGTTACTCAAGCACCTAAGTATAGAAGGTTGTGCAAGTATGGTGACAAAATCAAGAAGTTATCTTGCCAAAATTTGGCTGACAAATACAATTGTTCTGTTTCAAAGGACACTGGACTTACTACATTGACTAAATCAAAGTTGGTCAACTGTCACAAAGGTAATATGGCCTATCAGTATACAAGCATTATTTCCATCTTTCACCTGTTGTTGtcatttattttctctttttgcCAATTTGACGTACACAGAAGGCATAAACATACAAgtattgaatttgaatttaattttcattaATTTCTCGTTATTTTGCATGTAGGTAGAAAAAATAAGTCAAAAAGATGCCCTGGCAACTTCATTGAAGAGGAAGCTGAGTAAGATTTTTGATGCTCTTTATGTGCTCCGTTTTACAAATTAATAACTGTTTTTTTCTATACTGCTAGTGCACTGTAACAGATTTTTTTATTGCACTATAATTGGTCTGTAACAATGAACTGTCTTTTCAATTCGTGGACCCAGGGTATCTGAGGATGCACAAGTTTCTGAAGATGAGGTAGATGATGAACAAAATGAAAAATATGAAGACAGCTTCATAGATGACAGGATAAATCCCACTGAAGAGAACACTCAGGCAGAAAATGGAGGTGACATGGTCACCTTTTATAGGTAAATAAAAATATCCTTTTCCCTATTTAATACAaagcttcttctccttcctgtTAAACATTTTTCACATTAGCTTTAGTGAGAAGATCATTATAGTTATATGTTTGGCCAACTAATTAACCATTTCGTGCTGAATTTGTAAGATTAAGGTTCTAGTCTGTGGATTTTTAAGTGATATAGTTGGTGAAATTAAACCAAAAATTATGTGCTCTACCTACAGAGTGATTGTTAGGAAACCTTGGCTCTGGATGGGACCTGGGCTTTCACCAGTTGTTTTCCTCATGACTTTCTTGAAGTTATGGCAACTTTACAATATGCATTTCCTTTTCTATAAACTGGGACAGATACTAGTGGTTTTGGGTTACTTTGCATTGTTATTCCAACCTCACAATATAAGGTTGgagattatttatatatttagctTGTAAATAGGCTAAATGTGGGTACTAAATGCCTCATAAATATATTATACTTGGTTATATGGCTTTCATATGAGAATCACATCAGTGTTCCTTTACTAATAATTTCAACATCAACAAATCCGTTTAGTCAAACTACTTGAGGTTGGCTGCATAGATACTCTCTACTTTGAACTTTTATGCAATACCAGTTCTTCTAAATTTCAGTAGATGTCCTTGTGCTAGTGTCATGTTAGCAAAATATCCCATGACCTTCTTTCTAATTGTAACAATCATAGGGATATTTTGGTTTTATCAATAGTAATTTTTACTACCTTTTATTCTTGTATGGTTTCTAACACAAGTATCTTGTTTGCAGGCGTTCTCTTCTGACCCAATCACCCATGGAGATTGTACCTAAATGTTTGGTTGACTCAGTTTCCTCTATAGCTAGTAAAAGTCGAAGCTATTCTTCGGAGGGAATTTATATGTCCCTTCAGACTCCCCAAAATGGCCTACAATCTTTAAATGTTTCTGGTGGTGTACATTCTGCAACCTGCCATGCAGGTTCTAAGCAGGGTAATCTGGTAACAAGTCGCAGTGAACAGAGTTGCATGCTGAGAGAGACCTCAAGCAGACTGGAAGACAGAAAAAAGAAATTAACTTTCCAGAACGCTTGTTCAATACCAACAGAAAGCTTCCAACAAGATATTTCACATTTAGAGCTCTCTGCCGTGGACTTTACACATAACCAAGTTGGCAGTGACCTTTTCTGTGATGACGAGTTTTATCAGAGTATTGATCTTGATGCTATCGAGGCACAAGCTACCGAGCTCTTAAAAAACAAGTCTAGACTACCGGAAGATGCAACACCAGCATTGAGCCTCAACACTCCTTCAGAAATCAATGAAGTTCCCCATGTGAATCAATTCAGTCATCCTTCATTTGACTTAGGATTGTAGTTGTCTATGTTTTTGCCTTTTCAGATTGGATGGTCGTTTGCACACATCCCTCTGGGCGCTGCACAGTTCTTAGTTCTAATTTCAAAAGTTTATGCGGCTGGGACTTGATTCAGGAACAGAAGTATCATCCAGGATGGAAAAATGCCTTACTGGCAATCAAGTTGCCTTTTGACTGCCGAGCTTTAAAAGACAGCAACCAACTCTCATCCGTGAATGCAGCAGTGGTGTTGGTTGCGCGCAACTACAGCCATTGAGTAATTGGGGAAATCAACATGTAATGTACAGCTTATGcccagaaaaaaagaaaaagcagGTGAAATAGAATATTTTGTATATGCATGCGCCAATGGCTACTGGGAAAAAAAAAGGGTTTAGTATGCTGTACTTACTGCTTAAATTATACATCCTGTGGAATCTTGGGATTAGCCTGTGACGAATCAACATGTGGTTGGATCGCCAAATCCTTCCATTGGACATATAAATTGTTAAACGTTTTTGAAGAGTAGGGATAAGGTAAGGTAGCATAAATGTAGTCAAATGATCTGTGTAATAGCGTCATGTCTTGAGATGCAATAA
Coding sequences within it:
- the LOC122014928 gene encoding DEAD-box ATP-dependent RNA helicase FANCM-like isoform X2 codes for the protein MYNYFRWFPEGKIVFTAPSRPLVMQQIEACHNIVGIPQEWTIDMTGQVNPAKRANLWKIKRVFFVTPQVLEKDIQSGKCLVKQLVCLVIDEAHRALGNYSYCVAVRELMTVPVQLRILALTATPGSKQPTIQNVIDNLHISAMEYRKESDHDVSPYVHNRKLELIKVPMSEDASAINNLLLKVIQPYFAWLSTIGVMMLSVDVSKLSPCVLLNLRDKFRQAPPTSLPPSRYGEVEGCFGVMITLCYIVKLLSSHGIKPAYDMLEEKLKQVSFGRMMSRNENISKVMHLMQRSLSHGAPNPKLMKMTEILMDHFKKNDPKNSRVIIFSNFRGSVKDIMNCLSNLGDLVRATEFVGQNSDKTLKGQSQKIQQAVLQKFRSGGYNAIVATSIGEEGLDIMEVDLVICFDANISPLRMIQRMGRTGRKHDGRVVVLACEGPELKGYLSKQSSGIAVRKHMHNGGINSFNFHSSPRMVPHIYKPEVEFVELTIQQFIPRGKTFKEDASNSSPLLNSISKEENSLIARYFGSSGINTWKPSLIAFPGFQCFPSRIHTVRHSFKTTAMLIDTMQNLGELSFTKSKKDLVIEDSIKNHSDPGILTKPKAMQDSAKDCSDDNIGISKKLLLGGICDVEPPSCETPRRKDLHGVTICRPHNYLFGGNFISVNALGGVSVPYVPSLPLVHSVISDILQSGSKKDLVSDNIDDASEIITKKNEATATMLHDSLCLKNALELADATKCSSDRINPGPCSPNDGLQEEYEQMELVFQTPVHAQCAKLTEGGVAETPGDSVKECISLMVGESSKNPSPMELSPRLTHFIEEGIVPESPIAKCKADNSFHASKIPEDELVDMLQKKVWDHMESFSTMSHNVFQRDPHEFTSNSTNVANPIGKTESHNIKETDINSKRKASASPLTAEQSPMANQLTNSSTDDRQMSSGANSVTQAPKYRRLCKYGDKIKKLSCQNLADKYNCSVSKDTGLTTLTKSKLVNCHKGRKNKSKRCPGNFIEEEAEVSEDAQVSEDEVDDEQNEKYEDSFIDDRINPTEENTQAENGGDMVTFYRRSLLTQSPMEIVPKCLVDSVSSIASKSRSYSSEGIYMSLQTPQNGLQSLNVSGGVHSATCHAGSKQGNLVTSRSEQSCMLRETSSRLEDRKKKLTFQNACSIPTESFQQDISHLELSAVDFTHNQVGSDLFCDDEFYQSIDLDAIEAQATELLKNKSRLPEDATPALSLNTPSEINEVPHVNQFSHPSFDLGL